The nucleotide window TAGTCCAAAAAGAGGTAATAAAATTGCTAAGAACACTATAAATAATATAACTACTGCCCCCACTTTAAAATCTTTTTTTACTTTAGGTATTCCCCAGTTTCCTTTTTGCCTTCTTAATAAATATGAAAAAACAGCTCCAATACTCATTAATGTGAGTGCAATGGCTACCCCAAACATTAGCCACCAATTCCATACTCCAAACTGTCCTTGATGAAATACCATAACCCACATTCTTCCTCTCATTAAAATACCTACATCACTCCAGTTATGCGCCTTTAGTAATTTACCAGAATATTGATCAAAATGTAACATTTTTTGAGCTTTTAAGTTACTTGTTTTATTAGATACACTAAATGTGCTTTTGGACGATTTTGGTAGTCCTATACTTATTGTACCCTCTAAATTTTGCTGTTTTGCTATAAAAACCATTTTATCTAATGTTAATGATTTATTAGCAATCGCTGAAGATAACCCTCTTCCATTCCATGTTTTTGGATATCCTGTATTGGTTACTTTCTGCACCCATTTAAAATTACCTCCAAAAACATCTGTCCATGGTAAACCACCTGCTAAGGTTAGTAATAACAAACCTGAAATCCAAAACCCTAACACTGCATGTACATCTCTAAAAAGAATTCTTTTTCCTTCTTTGTATCTAATTGTAAAAACACCTTTAATACCTCTTTTAAAAGGCCACCAAATATATAGACCTGTAATAATAAGTACAATCATCCAACTTGCAATTAGTTCAATAATTTTTGTTCCTACTTTACCTCCTAATAATTCACCATGTAGTTTTCTAACGCTATACATCCATGTGTCTTTTGATGAAAACTTTCCTGATACTTCATTAGTATATGGATTTACAAATAGTGATTTTTTATGACTAAATCTACCTGAAACAAACTCTATACTTTCTTCACTATTTACAGGTAAAACCATTGCATTTGGTTTCTTTTTCATATGCTGTATAGCAACATCCCATTGTTGTTGAAAGGAGTGTTTTACTTCACCTTTTCCTACTACATGTTGAATATTCTTTTTTACCTCCTTTTCTACTTTAGGATTAAACAAATAAATAGCCCCCGTCACCGAAAGCACTAATACGAAAGGTAATGATATTAAACCAGCAATAAAATGCCACTTCCACAACCATTGATTCAAATTTCTATTTTTCATTTCATTCTTTAAAAATTATACTTCACTCCAAAATGAAATGCTCTTGGGTTTCCAATACTGTACGTATTTTGTTTACCCCATTTACTATAAGAAGCTCTTACTGCATACAACTTATCAAAAATATTTAAGGCTTGCCCCCAAATTTCAAACTGTTTGTACGTATAATTTGCTCTAAAATTAAAAACTTGATGACCACCATAAGTAGAAGTTCCAAAAACTGAATTCCCTAATCCATCTTTGCCAACAACGGCTTGTCCTTCAAAACTAGTATTATATTTTCCTATTTGTTCATGTTCAAGTGTTACTAATAAATTATTAATAGGTTTATAATTCAAAGAAGTTATTGCTATATATTTAGGTGCAGTTTGCATATCAGTATTAGAATAATCTACATTATTATCAAAAAAAGAACGATACTTATGAGTTGCATAACTACCACTATAATTCACCCATAAATTATGAATAAAATTATATTTAACTCCTAATTCAATTCCTTTTGAACGTGTTTTTCCAGCATTCTTTTGAACAAAATCTCCGTTATCATTTCTAATAGAAATCAACCTATCAATTCCATCTAATTGATAAATAGCCACATCTACTTTTAATTTTGAAGGAATCATAAAGTACCCTCCAATTTCATAATTATGAAATTTAGCAGGTTGTAAAGAAAATGCATTTCCAGTTGTATTTTTTCCATTTCTAAACAAAGTTCCAACTTGTGGTGGCGTAAATCCTTTAGAGTAATTAGAATATATTCCCGCATTTTTACTTAAATTCAAGTTAACACCTAACTTCGGTGAAAAATTAGTATAGGTTACATTTGTATCTTGTACTCCTGAATTCCCTTCATCTTTGTTATCATACTTATATTTAAAACCATCATAACGAATTGCACCAGTTAACTTAACATTTTGTAAAGGTGATATTTCAAACTGTGCATACCCTGCATAATTAAAAATATCTGCTTCGTACTTTAAAATATAATCTCCTTTTTTAATAGAATAATATATATTTTTAGCAGATGCAACATCAACAGTTACATCAATATTTTCTGCTTGATAAGTTTGTGGTGAAAAATCAGTTGTAGCACCAACTATTAAACTTGAATTAGCAAAATTAAAATCTATTTTATGCTGAATTAAACCAACATAACTTTTAAATTTATTAACGTTAATTTCTCCTTTTCCTGTACCATCTAAAACTCCCCCAACTCTGTTTTGTTTAATTCTATAAGATGGTAATTGGTTCATTTCATTATTTCTGTATATAAAATTAAAAGAAGTTTTATTTCGATCATTCCAAAATTTATCTAACGTAGAACGAAACCTATAAGCTTTTGCCTTACGCTCAGTAAATGTTTGATTGCTTTTATAATTTCCATCTGTATAATTTTTCTCAGAAATTGATCCTGACATATCAGAGCGATAGTTTATATATGTTAAACTATTTGTCCATTGTAAGCTCTCAGAAAACTCATTTGCATTTTTAAATGAAACAGCCGTTTTTTCATAATCAGAATGCCCTACAATACCATTATCTCTTCGTACATGATGCCCTCCAATATAAAAACCATGCTTTTCTTTTACCGTTGTTGAAGCTTCAAGTTCATATCTTGTTAACCCTAAATCATTAATTTGAAAACCTATGGAACCACCAAACTCTTTACTAGGGTTTTTAGTAATAAAATTAAAGCTCCCTCCAATAGCTTCACTTCCATAAATACTAGA belongs to Tenacibaculum sp. MAR_2010_89 and includes:
- a CDS encoding PepSY domain-containing protein; translation: MKNRNLNQWLWKWHFIAGLISLPFVLVLSVTGAIYLFNPKVEKEVKKNIQHVVGKGEVKHSFQQQWDVAIQHMKKKPNAMVLPVNSEESIEFVSGRFSHKKSLFVNPYTNEVSGKFSSKDTWMYSVRKLHGELLGGKVGTKIIELIASWMIVLIITGLYIWWPFKRGIKGVFTIRYKEGKRILFRDVHAVLGFWISGLLLLTLAGGLPWTDVFGGNFKWVQKVTNTGYPKTWNGRGLSSAIANKSLTLDKMVFIAKQQNLEGTISIGLPKSSKSTFSVSNKTSNLKAQKMLHFDQYSGKLLKAHNWSDVGILMRGRMWVMVFHQGQFGVWNWWLMFGVAIALTLMSIGAVFSYLLRRQKGNWGIPKVKKDFKVGAVVILFIVFLAILLPLFGLSVLLLFIYELMKQRRFLVAKK
- a CDS encoding TonB-dependent receptor domain-containing protein — protein: MKKTYLMVCITMLFVVINTSAQTIFKGKVVTKQKESIVQATIISQENRKKGTITDFDGNFSIKLKNESVQVSAIGYKTKQVILKEGYNTIVLDEDIENLEEVIISASRETQKRQEVSASIGLLTANQIKEMKAFGIEQLVNQVPGVFMSTSKASSNEQHFMATRSPISTKSLFLYVEDGLPIRPVAVFNHNALLEMNNTTFNRVEVLKGPASSIYGSEAIGGSFNFITKNPSKEFGGSIGFQINDLGLTRYELEASTTVKEKHGFYIGGHHVRRDNGIVGHSDYEKTAVSFKNANEFSESLQWTNSLTYINYRSDMSGSISEKNYTDGNYKSNQTFTERKAKAYRFRSTLDKFWNDRNKTSFNFIYRNNEMNQLPSYRIKQNRVGGVLDGTGKGEINVNKFKSYVGLIQHKIDFNFANSSLIVGATTDFSPQTYQAENIDVTVDVASAKNIYYSIKKGDYILKYEADIFNYAGYAQFEISPLQNVKLTGAIRYDGFKYKYDNKDEGNSGVQDTNVTYTNFSPKLGVNLNLSKNAGIYSNYSKGFTPPQVGTLFRNGKNTTGNAFSLQPAKFHNYEIGGYFMIPSKLKVDVAIYQLDGIDRLISIRNDNGDFVQKNAGKTRSKGIELGVKYNFIHNLWVNYSGSYATHKYRSFFDNNVDYSNTDMQTAPKYIAITSLNYKPINNLLVTLEHEQIGKYNTSFEGQAVVGKDGLGNSVFGTSTYGGHQVFNFRANYTYKQFEIWGQALNIFDKLYAVRASYSKWGKQNTYSIGNPRAFHFGVKYNF